The DNA window CTCGTGGCCGCTCGCGATGCGAAAGTAAAGCGCTTTGTTTATGCGGCTAGTTCTTCCACTTACGGAGATTCAGTTGGCTTGCCCAAAGTAGAGGAAGTCATCGGGAAACCGCTGTCGCCTTATGCTATAACCAAATATGTCAACGAGTTGTATGCGGAAATATTCAGCAAGACTTATGGTTTGGAAACCATCGGGTTGCGGTATTTTAATGTTTTTGGGCGCAAGCAAGACCCTAATGGGGCTTATGCTGCGGTCATTCCCAAATTTGTGCTGCAGTTGATGCAACTCGAAAGTCCAAAAATTAATGGCGATGGTAATTATTCAAGGGATTTTACGTATATCGACAATGTGATTCAGATGAATGAATTGGCGATGCAAACCCAAAATCCTGCTGCGGTGAATACAGTTTACAATACCGCTTACGGTGACCGCAATACCTTGAATAATTTGGTTGATTATCTAAAACAATATTTATCACATTACAACCCGAAAATTGCGGAGGTTGCTATTGAATATGGCCCTAATCGTGCCGGAGACATTCCTCATTCGTTGGCGAGCATCGACAAAGCGAAATCCTTATTAGGGTATGAGCCGAAGTTTTCTTTGCAAGCAGGATTGAAAGAGGCCGTGGATTGGTATTGGGAGAATTTAGCACACTAGCGACCAAAGGGGAATTGAAGATTTTAGTATTAAGATTTGAGTATTAAGTAACTCGTTGGGTGAAATTATTAAATTTTTAGAAATAGTAAAATTGAAACGCATAGAATCATAGAAAAAAGAGTTGGATAGCCCAGTTCTTGGGTTCACATAGCTATGATTTACTAAAATCAAGCGAAGCGTCTTAATAAAATTAACCCGTTGGGTGAAATTATAAAATTTTTAGATGTAGTAAAATTGAAACGCATAGAATCATAGAAAAAAGAGGTTATAGCCCAATTTTTGGGTTCACATAGCTATGATTTACTAAAATCAAGCGAAGCGTCTTAATAAAATTAATAAAAAACTATGATTCTATGTGTTTAAAAAAAATTAAATTGAATTACACCCAACTGGTTATTAAGTATTAAGACAGTAGGAAGATAGAAGTTATCCTCAGAAGAAATAATAAACAAGGTTTTCGAAATTGGGAACC is part of the Flavobacterium nackdongense genome and encodes:
- a CDS encoding SDR family oxidoreductase produces the protein MKLETKSKLLITGGAGFIGSNLCDYFLSKGHQVVCLDNFATGHRHNLKDFINDKNFRLIEGDIRNLEDCQEAVKGVDFVLHQAALGSVPRSLNDPITSNEVNVSGFLNMLVAARDAKVKRFVYAASSSTYGDSVGLPKVEEVIGKPLSPYAITKYVNELYAEIFSKTYGLETIGLRYFNVFGRKQDPNGAYAAVIPKFVLQLMQLESPKINGDGNYSRDFTYIDNVIQMNELAMQTQNPAAVNTVYNTAYGDRNTLNNLVDYLKQYLSHYNPKIAEVAIEYGPNRAGDIPHSLASIDKAKSLLGYEPKFSLQAGLKEAVDWYWENLAH